The Nitrospira tepida genome includes a window with the following:
- a CDS encoding S1C family serine protease — MIMSVLRSSTRPFVALLACVLYFGSAEAGPLPSERIETSKLATVGVLQPGEDLTSPASKTHFTMRGTAVHLRDGFIVTARHVVEKDDNGRKVVPNQITVMTAGLEETAASLVGGSAFLDLAVFRIDGDVAAHLPPTRFADGEASPGQPVYTIGYPLGWGPAMGFGRVGNPNTFLPTADTRLLQLDLSACSGNSGGGVFNEQGELVGLMHAIIQTETAQGEQRCSRFGFAVPGSLAQKIVTAVLNGEQPRFSRLGVGLTLMRMGGQWRIAASDVTGPARDGGLQKGDIILAIDDTELTDGVQLKNYLIEHTAPGQQISVKVLRGQTERVLKVTLGQS, encoded by the coding sequence ATGATCATGTCCGTCCTGCGATCCAGCACTCGCCCGTTCGTCGCACTGCTGGCTTGTGTCCTCTACTTCGGTTCCGCCGAAGCCGGGCCATTGCCCTCGGAGCGTATCGAAACCAGCAAACTGGCCACCGTCGGCGTACTGCAACCGGGCGAAGATCTCACAAGCCCGGCCAGCAAGACCCACTTTACGATGCGGGGGACCGCGGTGCATCTACGGGACGGGTTTATCGTGACGGCGCGCCACGTCGTGGAGAAGGACGACAACGGAAGAAAAGTCGTCCCGAATCAGATCACCGTGATGACCGCCGGGTTGGAGGAGACCGCCGCCTCATTGGTCGGCGGGAGCGCCTTTCTGGATCTGGCCGTCTTTCGGATCGACGGCGACGTGGCCGCGCATCTGCCGCCCACGCGGTTCGCGGACGGCGAAGCATCACCGGGCCAGCCGGTCTACACGATCGGCTATCCGCTCGGTTGGGGGCCGGCCATGGGATTCGGGCGAGTGGGCAATCCCAACACATTTCTCCCGACCGCCGACACCAGATTGCTCCAACTCGATCTCTCTGCCTGCAGCGGCAATTCCGGCGGAGGGGTATTCAACGAACAGGGAGAACTCGTCGGCCTCATGCATGCCATCATTCAAACCGAGACCGCCCAGGGCGAGCAACGTTGCAGTCGATTCGGCTTTGCCGTCCCCGGTTCATTGGCGCAAAAAATCGTGACCGCGGTCCTGAACGGCGAGCAGCCTCGGTTTTCCCGCCTCGGGGTCGGGCTGACCCTGATGAGGATGGGCGGTCAATGGCGCATCGCCGCCTCCGACGTGACGGGACCGGCCCGCGACGGAGGCCTTCAAAAGGGCGACATCATCCTGGCCATCGACGACACCGAGCTGACCGACGGCGTGCAACTGAAGAATTATCTCATCGAACACACCGCCCCGGGACAGCAGATCTCAGTCAAGGTCCTGCGGGGACAAACCGAACGCGTGCTCAAGGTGACGCTGGGACAGTCCTAG
- a CDS encoding arsenate-mycothiol transferase ArsC, which yields MSRRMASILFICTGNIFRSLVAEHALKPYFGEQSGYLVSSAGIEASPQAIHPFVRGLLLAKGVDVTAHVQRRLTQMLLDEAALPVAMSLDHRDIIRRRFGREIRLFNEVSYGRESAILDLHEALPQWQEFPEAAKAYVTGIVEYIWTAIPSLVERLPRYIVR from the coding sequence GTGAGTCGTCGCATGGCCTCGATCCTCTTTATCTGCACCGGCAATATCTTCCGCAGCCTGGTCGCCGAACATGCATTGAAGCCCTATTTTGGCGAACAGTCCGGCTACCTTGTCAGCTCTGCCGGCATTGAGGCCAGTCCTCAAGCAATCCATCCATTCGTGCGAGGACTCTTGCTCGCCAAGGGAGTGGATGTCACCGCTCATGTGCAGCGCCGGCTCACCCAGATGTTGCTGGATGAGGCGGCCTTGCCCGTGGCGATGAGTCTGGATCATCGGGACATCATTCGACGGCGCTTCGGTCGAGAAATCCGGCTGTTCAACGAGGTCAGCTACGGCCGAGAATCCGCCATTCTTGATCTGCACGAGGCACTGCCGCAGTGGCAGGAATTTCCCGAGGCCGCCAAGGCCTATGTCACCGGCATCGTCGAGTACATCTGGACGGCAATTCCCTCATTGGTCGAACGGCTTCCTCGCTATATCGTTCGCTGA